Genomic window (Caldinitratiruptor microaerophilus):
CCCCGGCACGGGCGCGGGAGGTGAGGCCAGCGCAGGCGGGCGGGCAGGGGCGGCCCGGGGCTTTGTGGGAGCCCGGCTTTCGCGGCGGGACGGGCAGGGGCGCGCGGCGGGGCACGTCACTTCGCGTGGTTCCACGTGGAACGGGCGGCGGAGGGCGCGGGCCTCGGTCCGAGTTCAGGCTGATCGGTTCTGCACCCACGGCGGATGCCGCCCCTTCAGGCGGCTCGCGGCGCTGCCCGAAGGGCCGGCCCCAGATCGATACGGCGCCCACGGCGGCCGGTAGGATCATGCCGGCCTCCCGCGGGGTTCCACGTGGAACCGGAGTCACCCCCTTCTCGACGACAGGACCACGGCTTGCCCGTTGCCGCCGCCTCGCGCGGCCGATCCCGAGGCAGCCCCGCTGGGGACCCCGCTCCACGCAACGGCACGTCTCGCGCGCGGGAGCCCGCCGTCCGCGCGGGACCGGGGCACTCTCGTCCCACACGGGCGCCGTCCTCCACTGCCACCGTGCACCGCGCGTGCCCGAGCACGGCGGCCGACTGATCAGCCCCGAGCCTGCCTGGGCCAGGTCGCCGCCCTCCGCCGGCCACGCGCAGTCGATCGCCGTCATCATCACGCATTCTCTGCCGTTCCACGTGGAACGCCACGGCGACTCCTGCGGTCGAACCTGCCCTCCTCCGCCGGGACGACGTCACCCCCCTATCCCTGCACGTTCCACGTGGCACACCGCGCACGGGCCGCGTTCCAACGCCTCACCCTTCCCAACCCCGAGGTGCTGAACTCGGCCGCCCTCCCTTCAACACGCACCCGGGCAGGCGGTGAGCCGCCTCCGCCACAACGCATCCCCCACGAGCCCCGTGCTCCGCACACCCCGTGGAACCACCCCGCACCCACACCGCAAGCTCCCACCCGCCGAACCGCCGCCCGCGCTCGGCCATCGCCACCGGATCTGCCACATCCCTCGCGGCTCCCTCGCTCCCGACGCCAGCCGGGGCCCTCCGTCCCAAACCAGCACCCACAGATGCACGGGACCCGGTCCCCTCACCGGTCCCCGCCCGCAGAACACGCCCACGCATGCCCCCATGGGCGGACCGCAGGCTGCGCCGCTCGCCCTGCCTGCCGTCCCCCCGCACGCGCCCTCCACCACTGACGCTCCACCCGGAAGCGCCCACGCCGCACGCTACCCCTGGCCCGTCCCTCCGTCCGCCCCCCGCACCCATCCCTCCGCGCGCCTCCAAGACGGTCCCGCCACGCGCCCCACCTTCTGGCGGCGAACGCCCCAGGGGCGCCTCCTCCATCCGCACCGGGCCCACGTGGAGCGCGCCCCGCACCCCGTCCCGGTGCCGCAGGCCCGCCCGCCGTGGCCTCACAGCGGCCGGCGTGCAGGAACGCCGGGTCGGCGCGGGTACTCCCCTGGCGTTGCCATCACCTTTCGAACAACGATGAGGACTCTCTCCCCTGCACCCTCCGGCAGCACGATCCGGTGGACCCTCTCCACCTCGCCCCCCAGCACCCGGAGCGCGTTCCCCGCCTGGCCGACCTCCTCTTGCCCGCCCGGCCCCTTCATCGCCACGACCCGCCCGCCGAGCCGAGAGAATGGCAGCGTGTACTCCAGCAGCACGCGCAGTTCCGCCACCGCCCGCGCGACCACCAGGTCGAAGCGCTCCCGCATCCCCGCCAGGCGCGCCTCGTCCTCGGCCCGCCCCCACCGCACCTCCAGCTGCCCTGCCCCACGCACCCCCCGCGCCACCAGGTCCGCGGCCAACCGTTCAAGGAAGGCGCACCGCTTCCGGTTGCTGTCCAGCAGCACCACCTGGGCATCGGGGACCAGGAGTTGCAACACCACCCCCGGGAACCCCGCCCCCGACCCCACGTCCAGCGCCCGCTCCCCGGCAGCCAGGGTCACCGCCCCGAGCACCGCCGCGCTGTCGAGCGTGTGCTTGACCACCATCTCCCGTGGGTCCGTGATGGCGGTGAGATTCTGCACCCGGTTCTCCTGCGCCACCTTCTCCAGGTGCCACTCCAGCGCTTCCAGGACCGCTTCGTCCCCGCACGCCGCCACCCCCGCCGCCCCGCCCAGCTCGGCCAGCCCGAGCCGCAAGAGCTCCCGCTCCGCCCCGGAAAGAAACCCCGCCCCGCGCCCCTTCCCCCCGAAGCCGCACACCGTCACGACCCCCCGGCTCCTCACGCTTTCGCGCCGTCCCTCGCCCCTCAGCCGCCCTCTGACCGTCCAGCCGCCTGGAAACCTCCAACACCATCCCGAAGGGGACTCCTCACGGGCGCAGGC
Coding sequences:
- the rsmG gene encoding 16S rRNA (guanine(527)-N(7))-methyltransferase RsmG, translating into MRSRGVVTVCGFGGKGRGAGFLSGAERELLRLGLAELGGAAGVAACGDEAVLEALEWHLEKVAQENRVQNLTAITDPREMVVKHTLDSAAVLGAVTLAAGERALDVGSGAGFPGVVLQLLVPDAQVVLLDSNRKRCAFLERLAADLVARGVRGAGQLEVRWGRAEDEARLAGMRERFDLVVARAVAELRVLLEYTLPFSRLGGRVVAMKGPGGQEEVGQAGNALRVLGGEVERVHRIVLPEGAGERVLIVVRKVMATPGEYPRRPGVPARRPL